A window of the Kosakonia sp. BYX6 genome harbors these coding sequences:
- a CDS encoding EmmdR/YeeO family multidrug/toxin efflux MATE transporter, whose product MLNVVTPLRQVVMRTPWYRKRKSYRVLLWREITPLAVPIFLENTCVLMMGVLSTFLVSWLGKEAMAGVGLADSFNMVVMAFFAAIDLGTTVVVAFSLGKLDGDRARAATRQSLMIMTLFAIVLAAVIHYFGTEIINFIAGAATQEVKDLALTYLELTVLSYPAAAIALIGSGALRGAGNTKIPLLINGGMNILNILISSVLIYGLFGWKGMGFAGAGLGLTISRYIGAVAIIWVLMIGFNPALRIPLKSYAEKLNFGIIWEVMGIGIPASIESVLFNGGKLLTQMFVAGMGTNVIAGNFIAFSVAALINLPGNALGSASTIITGKRLGKGQIAQAERQLRHVFWLSTILLTVIAWGTAPFAGLFASFYTQEEDVKEVVKVLLWLNAAFIPIWAASWVLPAGLKGARDARFAMWVSMLGMWGCRVVAGYTLGIVLGMGVVGVWLGMFLDWAVRGVFFYWRMVSGRWLWKYPKPQKTPVESSLSAQHGE is encoded by the coding sequence ATCTTGAACGTCGTCACCCCCCTTCGCCAGGTTGTCATGCGCACACCCTGGTATCGAAAACGCAAAAGTTACCGTGTGCTGCTCTGGCGAGAAATCACCCCGCTTGCTGTACCTATCTTTCTGGAAAATACCTGCGTCCTGATGATGGGCGTGCTCAGCACGTTTTTGGTGAGCTGGCTCGGCAAAGAAGCGATGGCAGGTGTGGGCCTGGCCGACAGCTTCAATATGGTGGTGATGGCGTTTTTTGCCGCCATTGATCTGGGGACAACGGTCGTTGTGGCCTTCAGCCTCGGTAAGCTGGACGGCGATCGGGCGAGAGCGGCAACGCGACAATCGCTGATGATCATGACGCTGTTCGCCATTGTTCTGGCGGCGGTTATCCACTATTTCGGCACAGAAATCATCAATTTCATCGCCGGTGCGGCCACGCAGGAGGTGAAAGATCTGGCGCTCACCTACCTCGAACTGACCGTTCTTAGCTACCCGGCGGCGGCGATTGCGCTGATCGGCAGCGGTGCGCTGCGCGGAGCCGGGAATACCAAAATTCCCCTGCTGATTAATGGCGGCATGAACATTCTCAATATCCTGATCAGTAGCGTGCTGATTTATGGTCTTTTCGGCTGGAAGGGGATGGGCTTTGCCGGGGCAGGGCTGGGGCTGACGATTTCGCGCTACATTGGCGCGGTGGCGATTATCTGGGTATTGATGATTGGCTTTAACCCGGCGCTGCGTATTCCGCTGAAAAGTTACGCCGAGAAGCTCAACTTTGGCATTATCTGGGAAGTGATGGGCATCGGTATTCCGGCCAGTATTGAATCGGTGCTGTTTAACGGCGGCAAGTTGCTGACGCAAATGTTTGTGGCGGGCATGGGGACGAACGTTATCGCCGGTAACTTTATCGCATTCTCGGTGGCGGCACTGATTAACCTGCCGGGTAATGCGCTGGGATCGGCGTCCACCATTATTACCGGTAAGCGCCTTGGTAAGGGGCAGATTGCGCAGGCCGAACGCCAGTTGCGGCATGTGTTCTGGCTTTCCACGATTTTGTTGACCGTTATTGCCTGGGGCACTGCGCCGTTTGCCGGCCTGTTTGCGTCGTTTTATACCCAGGAAGAGGATGTAAAAGAGGTCGTTAAGGTGCTTTTATGGCTTAATGCCGCATTTATCCCTATTTGGGCGGCGTCATGGGTGCTACCCGCAGGGCTGAAAGGCGCGCGCGATGCCCGTTTCGCCATGTGGGTGTCGATGCTCGGAATGTGGGGTTGCCGCGTGGTGGCGGGCTACACGCTGGGGATTGTGCTGGGAATGGGCGTTGTGGGTGTCTGGCTTGGGATGTTTCTCGACTGGGCCGTGCGCGGGGTGTTCTTTTATTGGCGTATGGTCAGTGGCCGCTGGCTGTGGAAGTACCCGAAGCCGCAGAAAACTCCGGTGGAAAGCTCCCTTTCTGCGCAACATGGAGAATAA
- a CDS encoding LLM class flavin-dependent oxidoreductase, which translates to MKKIGFLSFGHWTPSPQSATRSAADALLQSIDLAVAAEELGADGAYFRVHHFARQLASPFPLLAAIGAKTRNIEIGTGVIDMRYENPLYMAESASAADLISGGRLQLGISRGSPEQVIDGWRYFGYQPAEGENESDMARRHTEVLLDVLRGEGFAKPNPQPMFPNPPGMLRVEPHSEGLRERIWWGAGSNATAVWAAKLGMNLQSSTLKDDETGEPFHIQQAQQIRAYRAAWAEAGHTRTPRVSVSRSIFALMDQRDRAYFGGSRDEEDKVGFLDEKTRAIFGRSYAAEPDKLIQQLKQDEAIAEADTLLLTVPNQLGVDYNVHVIEAILKHVAPEMGWR; encoded by the coding sequence ATGAAAAAGATCGGTTTTTTGTCATTCGGACACTGGACGCCTTCACCGCAATCCGCCACCCGTTCGGCCGCTGACGCGTTGCTGCAATCCATCGATCTGGCCGTGGCTGCGGAAGAACTGGGTGCTGACGGCGCTTATTTCAGGGTGCATCATTTTGCCCGCCAACTTGCTTCACCCTTTCCATTGTTGGCCGCGATCGGCGCGAAAACCCGCAACATCGAGATTGGTACTGGTGTTATCGACATGCGCTATGAAAACCCGCTGTATATGGCGGAAAGCGCCAGCGCGGCGGATTTGATTTCCGGCGGGCGTTTGCAACTCGGCATCAGCCGTGGTTCCCCGGAGCAGGTGATTGATGGCTGGCGCTATTTTGGTTATCAGCCTGCCGAGGGTGAAAACGAGTCCGATATGGCACGTCGTCACACCGAAGTGCTGCTGGATGTGCTGCGCGGCGAAGGGTTTGCAAAACCGAACCCGCAACCGATGTTCCCGAATCCGCCAGGCATGTTGCGTGTGGAGCCGCATTCTGAAGGTTTACGCGAGCGTATTTGGTGGGGCGCGGGTTCGAATGCGACTGCGGTCTGGGCGGCGAAATTGGGGATGAATTTGCAAAGCTCTACGCTCAAAGATGATGAAACGGGCGAGCCGTTTCATATTCAGCAGGCGCAACAGATTCGTGCATATCGTGCGGCCTGGGCGGAAGCAGGGCACACGCGGACACCGCGCGTTTCGGTCAGCCGCAGCATTTTTGCCTTGATGGATCAGCGCGACCGCGCCTATTTCGGTGGCAGCCGCGATGAGGAAGATAAAGTTGGTTTTCTGGATGAGAAAACCCGCGCCATCTTCGGGCGTAGCTACGCCGCAGAGCCGGATAAGTTGATTCAGCAGTTGAAGCAGGATGAAGCGATTGCCGAAGCGGATACGTTATTGCTGACCGTGCCGAACCAGCTTGGCGTGGATTACAACGTGCATGTTATTGAAGCTATTCTGAAACATGTCGCGCCAGAAATGGGCTGGCGCTAA
- a CDS encoding DUF3592 domain-containing protein gives MATIGLWIAIIFGVVAVIILFIGIRNSVNDGRENEEIKSSGKETTALITHAEQDKNQNVEGLLHLKLSLEFVASDKKIDTQREIFVRIFHADEFKPGKTVSIRYMENNPTKLIVMGNAHN, from the coding sequence ATGGCGACAATTGGATTATGGATAGCAATTATCTTCGGCGTAGTAGCAGTAATAATCCTCTTCATCGGTATTCGTAATTCCGTGAATGATGGACGCGAGAATGAAGAGATCAAGAGCAGTGGAAAAGAAACAACCGCACTCATCACCCATGCGGAGCAGGATAAGAACCAGAATGTCGAGGGTTTGTTGCATTTGAAACTCTCTCTCGAATTCGTTGCGAGCGATAAAAAGATCGATACGCAAAGGGAAATCTTCGTGCGAATCTTCCATGCCGATGAGTTCAAGCCTGGAAAAACAGTCTCGATTCGATATATGGAAAATAATCCTACAAAACTTATCGTGATGGGTAATGCGCATAACTAG